A genomic region of Streptomyces sp. NBC_00247 contains the following coding sequences:
- a CDS encoding ACP S-malonyltransferase translates to MLVLVAPGQGAQTPGFLTPWLDLPGATDRIAAWSDAIGLDLAHYGTKADADEIRDTAVAQPLLVAAGLLSASALNASPAVVAGHSVGEITAAAYAGVLGDEAALRLVRARGLAMADAAAVTETGMAALLGGDPDVTVPHLESLGLTPANVNGGGQIVAAGTAAQIAALTENKPEGVRRVVPLKVAGAFHTHHMAPAVERLREAARGLEIADPTVTYVSNADGKTVATGAEVVERLVGQVANPVRWDLCMETFQQLGVTALIEACPGGTLTGLAKRALPGVRTLALKTPDDLDAARALISEHASA, encoded by the coding sequence GTGCTCGTACTCGTCGCTCCCGGCCAAGGCGCTCAGACGCCCGGCTTCCTGACTCCCTGGCTCGACCTCCCCGGTGCCACCGACCGCATCGCGGCCTGGTCCGACGCCATCGGGCTCGACCTTGCCCACTACGGCACGAAGGCCGACGCCGACGAGATCCGTGACACGGCGGTGGCCCAGCCCCTGCTGGTGGCCGCGGGTCTCCTCTCCGCGTCCGCGCTGAACGCGTCGCCCGCCGTCGTCGCCGGGCACAGCGTCGGCGAGATCACCGCCGCCGCCTACGCCGGTGTGCTCGGCGACGAGGCGGCGCTCCGCCTGGTGCGGGCCCGCGGGCTCGCGATGGCCGACGCCGCCGCGGTCACCGAGACCGGCATGGCCGCTCTGCTCGGCGGCGACCCGGACGTCACGGTCCCGCACCTGGAGAGCCTCGGGCTGACCCCGGCCAACGTGAACGGTGGCGGTCAGATCGTCGCCGCGGGCACGGCCGCCCAGATCGCCGCGCTGACCGAGAACAAGCCGGAGGGCGTGCGCCGCGTGGTGCCGCTCAAGGTCGCCGGGGCGTTCCACACGCACCACATGGCTCCGGCCGTCGAACGGCTGCGCGAAGCGGCCCGGGGCCTGGAGATCGCCGATCCCACCGTGACGTACGTGTCGAACGCGGACGGCAAGACGGTCGCGACGGGCGCCGAGGTCGTCGAGCGCCTGGTCGGGCAGGTCGCGAACCCGGTCCGCTGGGACCTGTGCATGGAGACGTTCCAGCAGCTCGGTGTGACCGCGCTCATCGAGGCGTGCCCCGGGGGCACCCTCACCGGGCTCGCCAAGCGCGCGCTGCCCGGCGTGCGGACCCTCGCGCTCAAGACCCCCGACGACCTCGACGCGGCCCGCGCGCTCATCTCCGAGCACGCGTCCGCCTAA
- a CDS encoding PucR family transcriptional regulator: protein MPRPDPAQRAAHDAHLHAATLKRLEQSSGRLSANAIARMDETLPWYRAMPPENRSWIGLVAQAGIAAFTEWFRHPETPQAISTDVFGTAPRELTRAITLRQTVEMVRTTIEVMETAIEEVAAPGDESVLREALLVYAREIAFATAQVYAQAAEARGAWDARLESLVVNAVLSGEADEGAISRAAALGWNSPEHVCVILGTAPDGDSELTVEAIRRAARGSKVQVLTGVLGNRLVVIAGGSDNPLQVARGLIGPYAAGPVVAGPVVPDLLAATRSAQAAAAGLKACIAWQDAPRPVLADDLLPERAMAGDPAARDQLVEEIYSPLEEAGSALLETLSVYLEQASSLEGAARMLFVHPNTVRYRLRRVTDVTGWSPSDVRSAFTLRIALILGRLAARDSQS from the coding sequence GTGCCCCGACCCGATCCCGCGCAGCGCGCCGCCCACGACGCCCATCTGCATGCCGCGACCCTGAAGCGGCTGGAGCAGTCCTCCGGCCGGCTGTCGGCGAACGCCATCGCCCGCATGGACGAGACGCTGCCGTGGTACCGGGCGATGCCCCCGGAGAACCGGTCCTGGATCGGCCTGGTGGCGCAGGCGGGCATCGCCGCGTTCACCGAGTGGTTCCGGCATCCGGAGACCCCGCAGGCGATCTCCACCGACGTGTTCGGCACGGCCCCGCGCGAGCTGACCAGGGCGATCACCCTGCGGCAGACGGTCGAGATGGTCCGTACGACGATCGAGGTCATGGAAACGGCGATCGAGGAGGTCGCCGCACCCGGCGACGAGTCGGTACTGCGTGAGGCCCTGCTCGTCTACGCCCGGGAGATCGCCTTCGCGACCGCCCAGGTCTACGCGCAGGCGGCCGAGGCGCGCGGCGCGTGGGACGCCCGGCTCGAATCGCTCGTGGTCAACGCGGTCCTGTCCGGCGAGGCGGACGAGGGGGCGATCTCCCGGGCCGCCGCGCTCGGCTGGAACTCGCCCGAGCACGTCTGCGTGATCCTCGGTACCGCCCCGGACGGGGACAGCGAACTGACGGTCGAGGCCATCCGGCGTGCGGCGCGCGGCTCCAAGGTGCAGGTACTGACCGGGGTACTGGGCAATCGGCTGGTGGTCATCGCGGGCGGCAGCGACAACCCGCTCCAGGTCGCGCGCGGCCTGATCGGCCCGTACGCGGCCGGTCCGGTCGTCGCCGGACCGGTGGTGCCCGACCTGCTGGCGGCGACCCGGTCCGCGCAGGCGGCGGCTGCCGGGCTGAAGGCCTGCATCGCCTGGCAGGACGCCCCGCGTCCGGTCCTGGCCGACGACCTCCTGCCGGAGCGCGCGATGGCCGGAGACCCTGCCGCGCGCGACCAGTTGGTGGAGGAGATCTACAGCCCTCTGGAGGAGGCCGGGTCCGCGCTCCTGGAGACTCTGAGTGTCTACCTGGAGCAGGCGAGCAGCCTGGAAGGTGCCGCCCGAATGCTGTTCGTGCACCCCAACACCGTGCGCTACCGGCTACGACGTGTGACGGACGTCACCGGCTGGTCGCCGTCCGACGTACGTTCCGCGTTCACGCTCCGGATCGCGCTGATCCTGGGGCGCTTGGCCGCGAGAGACAGCCAGTCCTAG
- a CDS encoding pirin family protein, giving the protein MMSVHRAQSRYEGGDRAAGIESRHAFSFGSFYDPDNLRFGAILACNEERLAPGAGFDEHLHSHTEIVTWVVEGELTHRDSAGHTRVVRAGDVQHLSAAAGVRHLERNDGDAPLVFLQMWLAPLEAGGEPAYAVVPGIADSTPYALPAAGAMLHVRRLAPGERAAVPDAVRAYVHVVDGEVDLGGERLGPGDSARITGAEGLELRAQGPAQVLVWELAG; this is encoded by the coding sequence GTGATGTCCGTACACCGCGCGCAGAGCCGGTACGAGGGCGGGGACCGGGCGGCGGGGATCGAGTCCCGGCACGCCTTCTCCTTCGGTTCCTTCTACGACCCCGACAACCTCCGCTTCGGCGCGATCCTCGCCTGCAACGAGGAGCGGCTCGCTCCCGGTGCGGGTTTCGACGAGCATCTGCACAGTCACACCGAGATCGTCACGTGGGTGGTGGAGGGCGAGCTCACCCACCGCGATTCGGCCGGTCACACCCGGGTGGTGCGCGCCGGTGACGTACAGCACCTCAGCGCGGCGGCCGGGGTCCGGCACCTCGAACGCAACGACGGCGACGCGCCTTTGGTGTTCCTCCAGATGTGGCTGGCGCCGCTGGAGGCCGGCGGCGAGCCCGCCTACGCCGTCGTCCCCGGCATCGCCGACTCCACCCCGTACGCCCTGCCCGCCGCCGGGGCGATGCTGCACGTGCGACGGCTCGCGCCGGGCGAGCGCGCGGCGGTCCCGGACGCGGTGCGGGCGTACGTGCACGTGGTGGACGGCGAGGTGGACCTCGGCGGCGAACGCCTCGGGCCGGGCGACTCCGCCCGGATCACCGGGGCCGAGGGGCTGGAACTGCGGGCGCAGGGCCCGGCCCAGGTGCTGGTCTGGGAGCTGGCGGGCTGA
- a CDS encoding SDR family oxidoreductase, with protein sequence MRVFVTGASGWIGSAVVLELLAAGHHVVGLARSEASAAALAKAGAEARRGSLDDLGVLRDAAAESDGVIHLAFKHELAFSGDFDAAADADRRAIETLGDALAGSGRPLLIAAGTLGIAPGRLATEEDGRASAPSDAGALDSGPSKRMDNARAALALADRGVSASVVRLPPTVHGDGDHGFLAAIVATARAKGVSGYIGDGANRWPAVHRDDAAHLFRLALEGAPAGSVLHAVADEGVPIRAVAEVIGRRLGLAVASVDPADAAAHFGWLAALLALDGPASGVRTRALLGWQPTRPGLLDDLDRGHYFAAPAA encoded by the coding sequence ATGCGTGTATTCGTCACCGGTGCTTCCGGCTGGATCGGCTCGGCCGTCGTTTTGGAACTCCTCGCCGCCGGGCACCACGTAGTCGGGCTCGCCCGCTCGGAGGCTTCCGCCGCTGCGCTGGCCAAGGCGGGCGCCGAGGCTCGCCGAGGCTCGCTCGACGACCTCGGCGTCCTGCGGGACGCGGCGGCCGAGTCGGACGGCGTGATCCACCTCGCCTTCAAGCACGAGCTCGCGTTCTCGGGCGACTTCGACGCCGCCGCCGACGCGGACCGCCGTGCGATCGAGACCCTCGGCGACGCGCTCGCCGGCTCCGGCCGCCCCCTGCTCATCGCTGCGGGGACGCTCGGGATCGCGCCCGGCCGGCTCGCGACCGAGGAGGACGGCCGGGCGTCGGCCCCGTCCGACGCGGGCGCCCTCGACTCGGGCCCGTCGAAGCGGATGGACAACGCGCGGGCGGCCCTCGCCCTCGCGGACCGCGGCGTTAGCGCCTCGGTCGTACGGCTCCCCCCGACCGTGCACGGGGACGGCGACCACGGCTTCCTCGCCGCGATCGTGGCGACCGCCCGCGCGAAGGGGGTCTCCGGCTACATCGGTGACGGCGCCAACCGCTGGCCCGCCGTGCACCGCGACGACGCCGCGCACCTTTTCCGCCTCGCCCTGGAGGGGGCTCCGGCGGGCTCCGTCCTGCACGCGGTCGCGGACGAGGGAGTACCCATCCGTGCGGTCGCGGAGGTGATCGGCCGGCGCCTCGGCCTGGCCGTGGCGTCCGTGGACCCCGCCGACGCCGCCGCGCACTTCGGCTGGCTCGCGGCGCTCCTCGCCCTGGACGGTCCGGCCTCGGGCGTGCGCACCCGCGCGCTGCTGGGGTGGCAGCCGACCCGGCCGGGCCTCCTCGACGACCTCGACCGGGGGCACTACTTCGCCGCCCCGGCCGCCTGA
- a CDS encoding TetR/AcrR family transcriptional regulator translates to MGRWEPNARGRLEQAALELYAEHGYEQTTAAQIAARAGVTERTFFRHCADKREVLFGGAQQLEQAFVDALGAAPAAAAPIDAMASALESVAVFFDDRHAFARQRHAVIVASRELRERELTKLASLVAALTATLRGRGVPEPAAGLTAEAGIAVFKVGFERWVAEDGARSLADFLRESLDGLKAVMAATAGE, encoded by the coding sequence ATGGGTCGATGGGAGCCGAACGCGCGCGGACGTCTGGAACAGGCGGCCCTGGAGCTCTACGCCGAGCACGGCTACGAACAGACCACCGCCGCCCAGATCGCCGCTCGCGCCGGAGTCACCGAGCGCACCTTCTTCCGGCACTGCGCCGACAAGCGCGAGGTGCTGTTCGGCGGTGCGCAGCAGCTGGAGCAGGCCTTCGTGGACGCCCTCGGAGCCGCCCCGGCCGCAGCGGCCCCGATCGACGCCATGGCTTCGGCCCTGGAGAGCGTCGCCGTGTTCTTCGACGACCGCCACGCCTTCGCCCGGCAACGCCATGCCGTCATCGTCGCGAGCCGCGAGTTGCGCGAACGCGAGCTGACCAAGCTCGCGTCACTGGTCGCCGCCCTGACGGCGACGCTCCGCGGACGCGGCGTCCCGGAACCCGCCGCCGGCCTCACCGCGGAAGCGGGCATCGCCGTCTTCAAGGTCGGCTTCGAACGCTGGGTGGCCGAGGACGGGGCCCGCTCCCTGGCGGACTTCCTGCGGGAGTCGCTGGACGGGCTGAAGGCGGTCATGGCGGCCACGGCCGGGGAGTAG
- a CDS encoding cytochrome P450 encodes MSRVLLDPRADLREQATALHAYGSVVPAQWPGGVDCWAVVGYDELETVLSDPLFSRSPLHFRALRDGEIPPDWPMTDHLNRQWMLTADGADHTRLRRTAVSAFTPGNIRRLRPEVESAVGRLLAGLVAAGRPFDLRAEFALPLALDVLCSLLGVPAAERAEASSLVHRALSRAALTADESRRLSAEIRGFLGGLLERPGRSGGLVADLARSVEAEALTRQEAQDTLWLFLAAGFDTTVAALVNAVRALLGHPDRLRGVLGGEVPWEDVVEEALRYDSSVFALPFAFPRRDVTLGGQPVREGDALLLCYTAANLDPRRTAGDRFTGSAPPRHLAFGRGPHYCLGAPLARLQLRTALAGLFTFLPHLRATARPGPPIASLTVNSPQSLMVSDAPCPAARHGGSPDDPARWGDPVLCPGVAG; translated from the coding sequence GTGTCCCGCGTCCTCCTCGACCCCCGCGCGGACCTGCGCGAGCAGGCCACAGCGCTCCACGCATACGGCAGCGTCGTCCCCGCCCAGTGGCCGGGAGGCGTCGACTGCTGGGCCGTGGTCGGCTACGACGAACTGGAGACGGTGCTGAGCGACCCGTTGTTCTCGCGGTCCCCGCTGCACTTCCGCGCGCTGCGCGACGGGGAGATCCCGCCGGACTGGCCCATGACCGACCACCTGAACCGGCAGTGGATGCTCACCGCCGACGGTGCGGACCACACCCGGCTCCGGCGTACGGCGGTCTCGGCCTTCACTCCCGGGAACATCCGTCGGCTGCGGCCGGAGGTGGAGAGCGCCGTCGGCCGGCTGCTCGCCGGGCTGGTCGCGGCCGGGCGCCCCTTCGACCTGCGGGCGGAGTTCGCGCTCCCGTTGGCGTTGGACGTGCTCTGCTCGCTCCTCGGTGTTCCGGCGGCGGAACGCGCGGAGGCGAGTTCCCTGGTGCACCGCGCCCTCTCCCGGGCGGCTCTCACCGCGGACGAGTCCCGGCGGCTGAGTGCCGAGATCCGGGGGTTCCTCGGTGGTCTCCTGGAACGTCCGGGCCGGTCGGGCGGCCTGGTGGCGGATCTCGCCCGGTCCGTGGAGGCCGAAGCCCTGACCAGGCAGGAGGCGCAGGACACCCTCTGGCTCTTCCTCGCCGCCGGATTCGACACGACGGTCGCCGCTCTCGTCAACGCAGTCCGCGCCCTGCTGGGCCATCCCGACCGGTTGCGAGGCGTCCTGGGCGGCGAGGTGCCCTGGGAGGACGTGGTGGAGGAGGCCCTGCGGTACGACTCCAGCGTCTTCGCCCTGCCCTTCGCCTTCCCCCGCCGGGACGTGACACTGGGCGGGCAGCCGGTCCGCGAGGGCGACGCCCTTCTGCTCTGTTACACGGCCGCCAACCTGGACCCCCGCCGTACCGCCGGGGACCGGTTCACCGGGAGCGCGCCGCCACGCCACCTCGCCTTCGGACGCGGCCCCCACTACTGTCTCGGCGCCCCGCTCGCCCGCCTTCAGCTGCGGACCGCCCTCGCCGGACTGTTCACCTTCCTGCCCCACCTGCGGGCAACCGCCCGGCCTGGGCCGCCCATCGCGTCACTGACCGTCAACTCCCCACAGAGCCTGATGGTTTCGGACGCCCCCTGCCCGGCGGCCCGGCACGGTGGATCCCCCGACGACCCTGCCCGGTGGGGAGATCCCGTTCTCTGCCCGGGCGTCGCGGGCTGA